The Candidatus Hydrogenisulfobacillus filiaventi sequence GGCCTACGGGGGCTCCACCCTCGGCCGTGCCCGCGGGGTACTCCGCCAGCTGCCCTGGACGGGGGGGCTCCTGGGCCTGGGGGCCGCCGCCATCGTGGGGTTGCCCCCCTTCGCCCCCTTCTGGAGCGAGTGGCTCATCCTGGCCGGCGGCTTCTCCCGTTCCCCCTGGGCGGCGGGCATCGCCCTGGCCTTGTTGATGGGCGCCTTCATCGCCATCGGCCGCCGGGTTCCCGTGTGGCTATTTGGGGGCCGGACGGCGGTATGGGAAGGGGAGCGCTGGGCACTGGTGGTCCCCATGCTGGTGCTGGCGGCGGCAGTGACGGGGGGCGGGGTCGGTTTCGCCGCCGCGCTGCAGCACACGGTCCTGGCGACCCGCACGGCGTGGGTGCCTTAAGGGACTGCAAGACCGGGAGGGTGGCGACGTTGGCGTGGACGTGGTTGGACCCCGATATGTGGGCGGCGACGTTGTGGCGGGAGCGCGAAGCCGGGGGCGAGCTGCTCCTGCTGGCACCGGTGCCCGGCGGCATGGCGGCCTGGGTTGACCGGGGCGGAACTCTGCGCGCTTGGGCGCGCCCGTGGAAGGGGGAGGCGGTGCCCCGTCTCTCCGCCCGCGGCTTTGGGGAAGCCCGCGCCCTGGAGGCCGACTTGGCGCGCGACCACGACGTGGCCTGGGAGGGAGGCGCCCCGGACAAGCCAATCACCGGCACCGGGGTGTTCGTCTACCCCCTGGGCCCCGTGCACGGCGATGTCTCGGAAAGCCTGCTCTACCGCCTGGCGGTCCTGGGGGACGAGATCCTGGGCCTGGATGTGGTGGCGGGATTCAAGCACCGCCACCTGGCGGAACGGGTGCGGGGCCGGGATCCGGCCTGGGCGGCCCGCTTGGCGGGCCTGACCACCGGCACCTCCACGGTCGCCCACACCTGGGCCGCCAGCGCCGCCCTCGAGGCTGCCCTGGACTGGCCCGTGGCGGAAGCGGCGCGGCACCTGAGACCGGTGGCGGCGGAGGTGGAGCGCATTGCCAGCCACCTGGGAGACCTGGCCCAGCTGGCGGCGGCCACCGGGCTGCCGGTGGCGCAGATGGACCTCCTGCGGCTGAAAGCGCGGGTGCTGGACTGGGCCGGCTGCTGGGCGGGCCACCGCTACCTCCGGGGCCTCATCGCCCCCGGAGGCATGGCCCGAGCGCCGGCCGCCGATGCCCTGGCCCAGGGACAGACGGTGCTGGCGGAGGTGGAAGAGCGGGCCCGCACCGCCGTGGCCCGGCTAGACGCCACCGCCTCGTTCTTGGACCGGTTGCACGGCGCGGGGCGCATCCCGGAGACGGTGGCGGCGGCCGTCCGGCCCCTGGGGCCGGTGGGTCGCGCCTCCGGGCATGCCTACGACGCCCGCGCCGGCGGCGGGCCCGCGGCCTACGGCCGGCGGACCCCCGGCTGGGCGGCGGTGTTGGAACGGGACGGGGACGCCTGGGCCCGCTACCGGGTGCGAGTGCAGGAGCTGTGGGTGTCGCTGGCACTGGTGCGCCGGGCCCTGGCCGACGGGGTGAGGTGCGGGGAAGGGCGCTGGCACCTGCCGGCACCGGACCCCGCTGGCAGCGGCACCGGGTTTGCGGTGGTGGAGGGCCCGCGGGGGGCCGTCGCCTACGCCGTGACGGTGGAGGACGGCCGGGTCGCTGGCTGGACGGTGGCGACGCCTTCGCAGCGCAACTGGGGGGTGGTGCCGGCGGCGATGGCCAACGGCAACATCCTGCAGGACTTCCCCATCATCGATGCCAGCTTCCACCTCTCGGTGGCGGGATGGGACCGGTAACGCAATCCTGTCTGCTACCCGCTCCGTCCCGGTCCGGGGAAGCGCCGGCGGCCGGGACACACGTGAAGAGACCGGAAAGGACGGTGCCGGGATGTACTACTGGGGCTGGATCCGCAACCTGGCGGCCCGGGCGCGCGCGGTTCCGCCCACCGCCCTCTGGGCGGAGGCCCAGAGGGCGGTGGAGGCCCGTTTCACCCTCCCGGGCCCGCTTCGGCGGTCGCTGGCCGTGCGCCACGTCGACGGCGGGTCGTGCAACGGCTGCGAGTCGGAGCTCAGCCTGCTGCCCAGCCCGGTATACGACTTCAGCCGCTTCGGGTTCGTGTTCACGCCCTCCCCGCGTCATGCCGACGTGCTGGTAGTGACCGGGGTGATCACCCCGGCGTTGGCCCCCGTCATTGCCCGGGTGTACGGGGAGATGCCGGGGCCGAAGGCGGTGGTGGCGGCGGGCGACTGCGCCCTCGGGCGCGGGGAACTGGGCGAGGCGGGGTGGGAGAGACTGGAAACACTGGCGCCGGTGGCGGTGCGGGTAGCCGGCTGCCCGCCTTCGCCGGACGCCCTGCTGGCGGCCCTGCTGGCGGTTGCCGGCCGCCTGGGGGAACCGGACGGGTCGGGGGGGGATGGCGAGTGATGACCGCAGGAATGGTGATGGGGCTTTGGGGCCTGTTTCTGGCCCTGAGCCTGGGCGTGGGCGCGGCCGGCGGCCGCCGGCTTCTCCCCACCGCGGTGGCGCTGGGGGGCGCCGGCCTGGCCGGGGAGGGGGTGCTGCTGGCGGCGGGGCAGCTCCTCCCCAGCCGCGTGGCCCTGCCGGCACCGTTCCCGGCCCTGCACTGGGGGCCGGGACTGGTCGGGGCGGGGGTCTGGGGTGCGGTCGGGGGGGGCCTCTTCCTGGCCGCCGGCCTCTGGCTGCTGCAGACCGAGGGGGGCGTGGCCGTGGCCTGGGCGCTGATTCCCCTGGAGGCGGCGGTGGGGGCCTACCTCCTGAGCGACGACGGCTGGTCCCTGCTGGCCAGCTGGGAACTGGTGTCCACCCTGGCTTACCTGGGACTGGTCACCAGCCGCACCCAGGCCAAGGTCCTGCGCGTGGGCTGGGTGCTGCTGGCCTTGTCCGAGTTTGGCGGGGTCCTCCTCTTGGGGGCCCTGCTGCTGCTGATGCCGGCCCCGGCGCACGGCCATCTGGAGGCCGGGTTCACGACCCTGGCCCGGGTGGGGGCGGGGCTCAGTCCGGGGCTCCGCCTCACCCTGGCCCTGGCTGTGCTCCTTGCCTTCGGGGTCAAGGCGGGGCTGTTTCCGGTCATGGTGTGGATGCCAATGGCGGAGCCGGAGGCACCCGGGGTCGTGGCCGGGCTGTTTTCCGGGCTGTTGAGCCCCCTGGCGCTGGTGGGCCTAGTGAGCACTTGGCGGCTCCTAGGTCCCCTGGGCGGGGCCTGGGGGCAGGCCTGGGGGTGGACCCTGGTAGTGCTCGGCGTGGCCGGGGCCCTCTCTGCAGCCCTCTACGGCATGTTGGAGCGGGATGTGAAGCGGGTCCTGGCCTACTCCACTCTGGAGGTGCTCGGGGTGGCGTTCGCGGGGCTGGGGACCGGCCTGTTGACGGCGCAGGCGGGGAACCCCGTGGCGGCGGCGCTGGCCGCCGACGGGGCCTGGGTGCTGCTGCTGACGCACGCCGGGGCCAAGTTCGTGCTCTTCGTCCTGGGTGACGAAGTGGCCGGCCGCCTCGGCCGCCGGTTGGACCGTCTGGGCGGGGTGACCCGGGTGGCCCCCGGGCGGGGCGCGCTGGCCCTGTTAGGGGTGCTGGCCCTGGCGGCGGTGCCGCCCACTGGCGGCTTCGTCGGGGAGTGGATGGTGTTTGAGGGCATCCTCATGCCCCTGCACGCCGACCCCGTGCGCCACCTCCTGCTGATGGCGGCCGGTGCCGGGCTGGCCCTGGCCACGGCCCTGGGGGTGACCCTGTACCTGCGCTGGTACGGGTGGACCTTCCTGGGACCCCGGTGGGCTTGGCGGACGGAGGCTCCGCCGGCGTTCCCCCCGTTGGGCGGGCTGCGCGGAACCGGGCTGGGCCTTGCCGCTCTGCCTGTCTTGATTGCCGGGCCCGGGATTCCCTGGCTCCTACCGGTGGTGGAACACGGCTTCACCTGGTGGCGGTCGGCGGCACCCGTCCTCATTGCTCCTACCCTAGTGCGGCCGGCCAGCGCCGCGCCTCTGGTGGCCATCGGCGCGAACCTGGTGCCGGCACCCGGGGCCGCCGGCACGGTCTTCTTCCCGGCGGCTTTCTCCGTAGGCGAT is a genomic window containing:
- a CDS encoding Hydrogenase-3 subunit E, which encodes MAWTWLDPDMWAATLWREREAGGELLLLAPVPGGMAAWVDRGGTLRAWARPWKGEAVPRLSARGFGEARALEADLARDHDVAWEGGAPDKPITGTGVFVYPLGPVHGDVSESLLYRLAVLGDEILGLDVVAGFKHRHLAERVRGRDPAWAARLAGLTTGTSTVAHTWAASAALEAALDWPVAEAARHLRPVAAEVERIASHLGDLAQLAAATGLPVAQMDLLRLKARVLDWAGCWAGHRYLRGLIAPGGMARAPAADALAQGQTVLAEVEERARTAVARLDATASFLDRLHGAGRIPETVAAAVRPLGPVGRASGHAYDARAGGGPAAYGRRTPGWAAVLERDGDAWARYRVRVQELWVSLALVRRALADGVRCGEGRWHLPAPDPAGSGTGFAVVEGPRGAVAYAVTVEDGRVAGWTVATPSQRNWGVVPAAMANGNILQDFPIIDASFHLSVAGWDR
- a CDS encoding NADH:ubiquinone oxidoreductase gives rise to the protein MYYWGWIRNLAARARAVPPTALWAEAQRAVEARFTLPGPLRRSLAVRHVDGGSCNGCESELSLLPSPVYDFSRFGFVFTPSPRHADVLVVTGVITPALAPVIARVYGEMPGPKAVVAAGDCALGRGELGEAGWERLETLAPVAVRVAGCPPSPDALLAALLAVAGRLGEPDGSGGDGE
- a CDS encoding Hydrogenase-4 component B / Formate hydrogenlyase subunit 3, with the protein product MTAGMVMGLWGLFLALSLGVGAAGGRRLLPTAVALGGAGLAGEGVLLAAGQLLPSRVALPAPFPALHWGPGLVGAGVWGAVGGGLFLAAGLWLLQTEGGVAVAWALIPLEAAVGAYLLSDDGWSLLASWELVSTLAYLGLVTSRTQAKVLRVGWVLLALSEFGGVLLLGALLLLMPAPAHGHLEAGFTTLARVGAGLSPGLRLTLALAVLLAFGVKAGLFPVMVWMPMAEPEAPGVVAGLFSGLLSPLALVGLVSTWRLLGPLGGAWGQAWGWTLVVLGVAGALSAALYGMLERDVKRVLAYSTLEVLGVAFAGLGTGLLTAQAGNPVAAALAADGAWVLLLTHAGAKFVLFVLGDEVAGRLGRRLDRLGGVTRVAPGRGALALLGVLALAAVPPTGGFVGEWMVFEGILMPLHADPVRHLLLMAAGAGLALATALGVTLYLRWYGWTFLGPRWAWRTEAPPAFPPLGGLRGTGLGLAALPVLIAGPGIPWLLPVVEHGFTWWRSAAPVLIAPTLVRPASAAPLVAIGANLVPAPGAAGTVFFPAAFSVGDPYVLFWVAVALFAVVVGMRRVTGRHRVRRVPAWTGGALPAGPPFVFSAEGMVHPLRLAFAAFFGLRRWREERDEARYYRHTVVYRLEAHVYAPLVRAARALARVLRSVQSGDVNWYLGLLLVAVTGALLAFNLGWLP